The Christiangramia salexigens genome includes the window TGATCCTTATAATCCAGAAAATCTATGCTTTCTTTCGCAAGTAAATTCCGAATCTGTTCGTCCCTGTCTTTTGCATAAGGTTCATAATCTCTATTGGTAAAAACCTTTTGTATGTTATAATCTCCTAAGAGTTCCTGAAATATCTCTTCCGGGTGCCCATGGTATAAAGCGATAGAGCTTTTATACTCTTCCTGCAGCTCTTTCCTCATGTTCTGAAGTGAATTATGAATAAAATTCACCCGTGCATCGTTTTCAGGTAATTTATCAAGGATTTCTGGATCAAATATAAAAATAGGAAGTACCGGATATTTATCCTGCAAGGCAGCTTTGAATCCGGCATTGTCATCTAATCGAAGATCTCTTCTGAACCAGAAGATATTTACTTTTTGGCGCATTAATTAATTTACATTTAAGGTTGACATTCCGCCGTCTATTCCCAGAATTTGTCCAGTGATCCATGTACTCTCGTCTCCTAGAAGAAAGCTTGCGAGGTTGGCAATATCTGTAGCTTCGCCAACCCGTTTTAATGGGTGTCTTTGGTCCATTTTTTTTCTTTTATCCTCGTTGGACAGCAGTTTTTCTGCTAAAGGGGTATCTGTAAGTGAAGGTGCGATCACATTCACTCTAAGCCCCGGCGCATATTCTGCAGCAAGGGATTTTGCGAAACCTTCTATTGCACCTTTAGCAGCGGCAACGTTTGTGTGATAAGGCATTCCAATTTTAACAGCTACAGTACTAAAGAACACAAGACTAGCCTGATCTGTTTTCTTCAGTTTACCAAGCAATCCCTGTACCGATCGTACAAGTCCAAAGAAATTTAAATTCATTTCTTTTTCGAAATTTTCAGGTTTGATCATTTTAAAAGGTTTCAGGTCTATACTACCGGGACAATATACTAAACCATCAATTACCTCTGGAAGATCCAGCTCCGAGATATCATCCTTAAGAACATCAAATTCGAGATGGGTGACTTCGTCTGTATTTAATTCTCCCTTATTACGCGATGCAATAAAAATATTGTGGTCTTTCTTTAATTTTTCTGAGATCTGAAATCCAATTCCGGTAGAACCACCAATTAATAAAATATTCTTTTTCATAGCAATTTTAGTTTAATACATCCTGTTTCAACGTTCTCTCGCTTTCCAATTCTTTACCGGTATATTCTCCAAAAAGTTCGATCAATTTATGTTTTCTGTAATCGAATATTTCTTTCAGTTTAGGTTTTACCAATATGGGATGACCAAGTTGACCCAATACTCCAAAAGGAAGTTTATAATCAATTATATCTTCCATTTCAACACCACCCTTTACAGGTTTGATGAAATGTTTATGATGCCATAAGGCATAAGGCCCAAACCGTTGTTCATCTACAAAATATTCACCCTCCTTTACGTGTGTGATCTCAGTGACCCATTTGGTTTTAATTCCTGCAACGGGCGTTACAATGTATTGAATGATCTGGCCGGGGAACATCGGTCGGTCTCCACCAGAAAGGATCTCGAATCCCATATAATCTGGCGTGATGGTCTTTAAGTTTCTCGGATCTGAGAGAAAGTCCCAGGCTTCCTGCATACTAATAGGCAATTTTTGAAAGCTGTGAAGGCTATAGATTTTCATTTTATTCTATTTGTGTAAAAATACCGCCCAAAATGTTTAAAAGAAAATATATTTAGTTAAACAAAATATAAATGCGCTATAGTATCTACTTAAACAAAATGTTCGTCTAATATTGCTAATTGTTATATTTACAGGAAACTTAAATTAAACTACATGAAAAATTTATTATCAGTACTAATTCTTTTCTGCTGTACTTTCGTTACAGCTCAGGTGCAAAGTCCTGCACCAAGCCCGTTTGCCAAAATGGATCAAAAAGTTGGTTTAACCGATGTAAGTGTTGAATATTCAAGACCGGGTATGAAGGGTAGAACGATCTTTGGTGATCTTATTCCATATGGTGAAATATGGAGAACCGGTGCAAATGCCAATACGATAATTAGCTTTAGTGACGACGTGAAAGTTGGCGGAAAAGAGCTTAAAAAAGGTTCTTATTCTCTATATACTATTCCAAATAAGGAATCATGGGATGTGCTCTTTTATAGCTCTACAGATAACTGGGGTGTACCGCAGAACTGGGATGAAGCAAAGATCGCTGCAAAGATTTCTGCACAGGTAAAAGAATTGCCTTCTAAAGTGGAAAGTTTTACGATCCAATTCTCAGATCTAGCTAATAATTCTGCTAATATGGAATTAGCCTGGTCTAATAAGAAAGTAATCGTGCCAATAAGTGTTCCTACAGAATCCAAAACAATGGCCAGTATAGAAAAGACTATGAATGGTCCTGCAGCGAACGATTATTACGCGGCAGCAACCTATTTCCACGATACCGGAAAAGACCTTGAGCAGGCTCATAAATGGATTACAAAAGCTACTGAAATAGCCGGTGAGGATGCATTTTGGATGCTTCGCAGAAAATCTTTAATCGAAGCCGATATGGGGAAAACTCAAATGGCTATCGCTTCTGCGAAAAGATCTCTTGCTTCTGCACAAAAGGCTAATAATGCAGATTACGTAAAAATGAATAAAGAGTCTATAGAAAAATGGGAAGGGAATAAATAAGATTCCTAAACCTGATTAACATGGAAGGCCTTCCGAAATCATCAATATTTAAACAATTGATTTTCCGGAAGGCCTTTTTTTATTGCTAATATTTAAGCCCGATTTCCTGCCTAATCTCGTCCAGTAATCTTGTGAGTTCTAAGGACCTTGTTAAATTCATCACATCACTCTCCTTTTTATTAGTCAGAAGCATTTGGGTGACATGCTCGGCCTCGAAATTATACCCGATAGTATCCACCTTAAAATCGAAACGTTCTTCCTTAGCATTCTGAATGATAGTTACCGAAGTTGGCTCATGAAATCTGGAATGAATATGGATTTTTGCTTTCTCCAATTCAATGGTAGCCGTAGTTTCTGTTTTTTCTTCGAAAGTGGAAAGTAATTCTGCCTTGGCACCATTTGAATATTCAAAATTGATGTTACAGCTCAAATCCACTCCGGTTTCGGCAAAGTTTGCATTTGCCTGAATTTTTTCAGGTATTCCTAATATACTATGGGCTGCAAATACGGGATAAATACCAATATCCAAAAGACTACCACCTCCCAACGACTTATTAAAAAGGCGCTTTGATTTATCAAATTCAGCCGTAAATCCAAAATCAGCCTTAAGTGAAAGCACCCGGCCATATTGACCTGAATTGATCCTATCCAGCACAAATTGATAATGTGGTAGAAATATTGTCCAAAGCGCTTCCATCACAAATATTTCGCGCTTTCGGGAATAATTGATGATCTCTTCAACTTCTCTGCTATTCATAGCAAAAGGCTTTTCGCATAATACTGCTTTATTATGCTTTATACTTTCCATGGTGATCTGATGATGGAAAGCGTGGGGAGTCGCAACGTAAATTACGTCTACGTTTTCATCCATTAAAATATCATCATAAGAACCATATGAAGTATCTACATTATGATCCTGTGCAAATTTTTCCGCCTTGGTGAGATCTCTGCTTGCAACTGCAATAAGTTCGGCATCTTTTACCGAAACCAGATCTTTAGCAAATTTATTCGCGATCTTTCCCAGTCCTATGATCCCCCAGTTTATATTCTTCTTCATGTTGTCTCTAAGTCAGAATTTCCATTGGTAAAAAATTGTATGAAATATGCAATACCCACTACCAATACACAGCCCAGCACATTTAACCACAGGTAGGGCATTAGATCAAACTTGAAAACTATCAAGACGATTGCCTGGGTGATCAGCGCCGCAATAAATACCGCGTTGCTTTTTACATATTTTATAAAAAATGCTAATAAGAAGATACCGAGAACATTTCCATAAAATATACTTCCTATAATATTTACCAGCTGGATGAGGTTATCAAATAAGTCGGCAAGGCTTGCAAAAGCAATGGCAATTAAACCCCACATTAAAGTAAACCATTTAGAGGCCGCAAGATAATGTTCTTCGCTTTTCTCTTTCTTATGATTTCGTTTATAAAGATCTATTACAGTTGTAGTGGCAAGAGCATTTAATTCGGAAGCGGTTGACGACATAGCTGCAGAAAGTATCACTGCCAGAAGTAGCCCGATAAAACCTTTTGGGAAATTGGTAAGAATAAAATGAATAAATACATAGTCCTTATCATTGCTTTCGGCCTCTTCATCTGAAGCATCTATCAACATCCTGCCTTCTTCTCTAATACGCATTTCTTCATTATCCAATCTAACGTACTCTTCCTGATATTCTGCGATTTGAGAATCATTAAGATTTTCCTTGTCCTTGCTGAAATTAAGACTTAGGTCATGTTTTTCAGCCTGAATTTGTTCATGCTCCAGCATTAGGTCTTCATACTGATTTGAATAATTCGAATTCAAAACAGTTTCAGTAGCAGCCGGATTAAAATTCAGTGGAGCGTTATTGAACTGATAAAATACAAATACCATTACGCCTACAAGCAAGATGAAGAATTGCAGGGGTACTTTCAGAAGTCCGTTAAAGATCATTCCCATTTGTGACTCCCTTACGGTTCCACCGGATAGATACCGCTGCACCTGACTCTGGTCTGTCCCAAAGTAGGAGAGAGCCAGAAAACTTCCGCCTATTAGTCCGCTCCAGAGCGTATATCTGTTATTAAGATCGAAGGAATAATCCAGAATATCCATTTTCCCTCCATTACCTGCGATCTCCAAAGCATTTGTAAAACTTACCGTATCCGGCAAATAACTTAGGATCAAAAAGAACGCAACGATCATCCCGGTTAGGATCACCGCCATTTGTTGTTTATGAGTTACGCTTACGGCCTTGGTTCCTCCAGAAACGGTGTAAATGATAACAAGTATTCCTATTATAACCGTGAGGTATGTAAGGTTCCATCCTAAAACTGCTGAAAGAACAATTGCAGGTGCAAAGATGGTTATCCCCGCAGCAAGTCCTCTTTGTATAAGGAATAGGATAGCTGTAAGTGTTCTTGTCTTTCGGTCAAATCGGGATTCAAGATATTCATATGCCGTATAGACCTTTAATCTATGATAAATGGGTATAAATACCATACATATTATTACCATGGCAATTGGTAATCCAAAATAGAATTGAACAAAGCCCATTCCGTCATGATAGGCTTGACCCGGGGTGGATAGAAAGGTGATGGCACTTGCTTGGGTAGCCATTACAGAAAGCCCGATGGTCCACCATTTGGCATTTTTTCCTCCACCTATATAATCTTTTACATTCTTGCTACCCTGTGATTTATATACCCCGTACCAAACTATGAAAGCAATGGTTCCGGTTAGAATAATCCAATCTATTAATTGCATATTAGGCGAAATAGTTGGTTAGTAAATAAAACGCGAGTATATATAAAGCATTTGCGATGAGTACCACACTGTAGCTCTTTTTCCACTGATAAGTCTCAGGTTTTTCCATTATTTTCCAATAGATATTAAATTCGCAAATAGTCTGAATGCACCGGGAACTGCTTCCGGAAACTGCCTGAAAAAGCTAATCCCTGTATAAATATAATAGCCTTTTCCATATTGTGTAACCAGTAGACTTCCATTTTTAGAAGTCTCGTTTTTATCGTGCATACTTAAAACAGGCGTGAATTTCTCATGCCAGGCATCTGGAAAATACAATCCGCGTTCCTGAACCCAGCCTTCAAAATCTTTTTCTGTGAGTTTATTAGGTGAATTAAGGACAGGGTGATCTGGTGCCAAAAAAGTTATTTCTGCATCTTCCTCTGTAACC containing:
- a CDS encoding SDR family NAD(P)-dependent oxidoreductase; translation: MKKNILLIGGSTGIGFQISEKLKKDHNIFIASRNKGELNTDEVTHLEFDVLKDDISELDLPEVIDGLVYCPGSIDLKPFKMIKPENFEKEMNLNFFGLVRSVQGLLGKLKKTDQASLVFFSTVAVKIGMPYHTNVAAAKGAIEGFAKSLAAEYAPGLRVNVIAPSLTDTPLAEKLLSNEDKRKKMDQRHPLKRVGEATDIANLASFLLGDESTWITGQILGIDGGMSTLNVN
- a CDS encoding SRPBCC family protein, with amino-acid sequence MKIYSLHSFQKLPISMQEAWDFLSDPRNLKTITPDYMGFEILSGGDRPMFPGQIIQYIVTPVAGIKTKWVTEITHVKEGEYFVDEQRFGPYALWHHKHFIKPVKGGVEMEDIIDYKLPFGVLGQLGHPILVKPKLKEIFDYRKHKLIELFGEYTGKELESERTLKQDVLN
- a CDS encoding DUF2911 domain-containing protein — translated: MKNLLSVLILFCCTFVTAQVQSPAPSPFAKMDQKVGLTDVSVEYSRPGMKGRTIFGDLIPYGEIWRTGANANTIISFSDDVKVGGKELKKGSYSLYTIPNKESWDVLFYSSTDNWGVPQNWDEAKIAAKISAQVKELPSKVESFTIQFSDLANNSANMELAWSNKKVIVPISVPTESKTMASIEKTMNGPAANDYYAAATYFHDTGKDLEQAHKWITKATEIAGEDAFWMLRRKSLIEADMGKTQMAIASAKRSLASAQKANNADYVKMNKESIEKWEGNK
- a CDS encoding Gfo/Idh/MocA family protein, which codes for MKKNINWGIIGLGKIANKFAKDLVSVKDAELIAVASRDLTKAEKFAQDHNVDTSYGSYDDILMDENVDVIYVATPHAFHHQITMESIKHNKAVLCEKPFAMNSREVEEIINYSRKREIFVMEALWTIFLPHYQFVLDRINSGQYGRVLSLKADFGFTAEFDKSKRLFNKSLGGGSLLDIGIYPVFAAHSILGIPEKIQANANFAETGVDLSCNINFEYSNGAKAELLSTFEEKTETTATIELEKAKIHIHSRFHEPTSVTIIQNAKEERFDFKVDTIGYNFEAEHVTQMLLTNKKESDVMNLTRSLELTRLLDEIRQEIGLKY
- a CDS encoding sodium:solute symporter, with amino-acid sequence MQLIDWIILTGTIAFIVWYGVYKSQGSKNVKDYIGGGKNAKWWTIGLSVMATQASAITFLSTPGQAYHDGMGFVQFYFGLPIAMVIICMVFIPIYHRLKVYTAYEYLESRFDRKTRTLTAILFLIQRGLAAGITIFAPAIVLSAVLGWNLTYLTVIIGILVIIYTVSGGTKAVSVTHKQQMAVILTGMIVAFFLILSYLPDTVSFTNALEIAGNGGKMDILDYSFDLNNRYTLWSGLIGGSFLALSYFGTDQSQVQRYLSGGTVRESQMGMIFNGLLKVPLQFFILLVGVMVFVFYQFNNAPLNFNPAATETVLNSNYSNQYEDLMLEHEQIQAEKHDLSLNFSKDKENLNDSQIAEYQEEYVRLDNEEMRIREEGRMLIDASDEEAESNDKDYVFIHFILTNFPKGFIGLLLAVILSAAMSSTASELNALATTTVIDLYKRNHKKEKSEEHYLAASKWFTLMWGLIAIAFASLADLFDNLIQLVNIIGSIFYGNVLGIFLLAFFIKYVKSNAVFIAALITQAIVLIVFKFDLMPYLWLNVLGCVLVVGIAYFIQFFTNGNSDLETT